A region of the Leptolyngbya sp. CCY15150 genome:
TCATGTTAGCAGCCATGCAGTTACAGCATCAACAAACGATGGTGCTCAAGATGTAATGCTGCCTATCACTAGAAACCTTAAGAATCAGAGGTTTCATTCCCCTATCATTACCAATTTTGAGCACTACCCAACAAACGTCTTATAGTTGTTCTTTCTCTACTGCCCCCGCAATAGGGCTGGGCAGTGTTAGGCTTGAAGAGTATAGAGGCATTTCTCTATAATTACTGAGCTAGGCTTACCATTTTCACCCATGTTCCGGCACTCCCTCATTTGCACCGACTTCTCCGATGGCTTACACCGCTTGGTTCGCTTTGTACCAAGCCTAGCTGCTAGTGGTCTACAGCAGATCACGTTTCTCCATACGGTTGCTATTTCGCAAGATCGTGAAGTTCCACGGATCGATGAAGAATCCTTACAAGCCATACGCGATCGCCTCTCGGCTAGTTTAGGCGATGTGCCTGCTGGCGTAGAGGTGAACATTGAGGTTCAGTCTGGCAAGCCGATTGACAACATCTTGCAGGTGAGCAAGAGCAATGGCGTAGACCTGATCATGGTTGGCATGGCAGGCCGTGGTCTGCTCAACGAAAAGCTGTTTGGCAGCACCACCATGGGGCTTTGTCAGCGCACTCCTTTGCCCATCATGACCCTGCGTCCCCAGCTCATTTCCACCTACACAACGGAAGAGCTGGATTTGCGCTGTCGTCATCTTTTCCAAGATTTGCTGCTTCCCTACGATGGCAGTGATTCGGCTGATTATTTAGTACAAAGGGTGCAAGCGATCGCTCAACAATACCCCGAGGGCTCTCTCAAACGAGGGCTGCTGTGCTGGGTACTAGAGGAGCAAAACCGCCGCAGTTTGCCCAGAGACTACGACAAAGACTCCGCTCT
Encoded here:
- a CDS encoding universal stress protein → MFRHSLICTDFSDGLHRLVRFVPSLAASGLQQITFLHTVAISQDREVPRIDEESLQAIRDRLSASLGDVPAGVEVNIEVQSGKPIDNILQVSKSNGVDLIMVGMAGRGLLNEKLFGSTTMGLCQRTPLPIMTLRPQLISTYTTEELDLRCRHLFQDLLLPYDGSDSADYLVQRVQAIAQQYPEGSLKRGLLCWVLEEQNRRSLPRDYDKDSALEKLNTVKAELVKLGLDIDVEVREGSPMNELLEAALERDITAIAISSSPTNRLVGWSIPSFAEDILRRSWHPVLYFPPEKR